One genomic segment of Aquamicrobium lusatiense includes these proteins:
- a CDS encoding helix-turn-helix domain-containing protein has protein sequence MADQSKKKPNPIDAHVGARIRMRRNMLGMSQEKLGESLGITFQQIQKYEKGTNRVGASRLQAIASIMEVPPAFFFENAPTDELTAGEGFAEEASTTLVMDFFSSAEGIQLNRAFSRIEDPKVRRKIVELIKALSPDDTDK, from the coding sequence ATGGCGGATCAGAGCAAAAAGAAGCCTAACCCGATCGATGCGCATGTAGGCGCCCGCATACGAATGCGCCGTAACATGCTGGGCATGAGCCAGGAGAAGCTTGGCGAGAGTCTGGGGATTACCTTTCAGCAGATTCAGAAATATGAGAAAGGCACCAACCGTGTGGGCGCAAGCCGCCTGCAGGCGATCGCGTCGATCATGGAAGTGCCGCCGGCGTTTTTTTTCGAGAACGCGCCGACTGATGAGCTGACTGCGGGCGAGGGTTTCGCCGAAGAAGCTTCCACTACGCTGGTGATGGATTTCTTCTCCAGTGCGGAAGGCATTCAACTCAACCGGGCCTTCAGCCGCATCGAGGATCCGAAGGTACGTCGCAAGATTGTTGAACTGATCAAAGCTCTTTCTCCCGACGATACCGACAAATAA
- the trmB gene encoding tRNA (guanosine(46)-N7)-methyltransferase TrmB codes for MSAEATRPSRTSEAFFGRRKGKPLRSGQTDALASGLETMGLDLSRPAPQDLRQLFTAQVEHVRLEIGFGGGEHLLHETATHPDAGFVGVEPFVNGMAKMTAALERQPLDNIRLFNEDATLLLDWLPAASLDGIDLFYPDPWPKKRHWKRRFVNAANLDRFARVLKPGGRFRFASDIDTYVNWTLLHCRAHSAFEWKASEAAEWHTPYEGWPGTRYEAKALREGRTPAYLTFLRA; via the coding sequence GTGTCTGCCGAAGCGACCAGACCCAGCCGCACAAGCGAGGCGTTCTTCGGCCGGCGCAAGGGCAAGCCCCTGCGCTCCGGCCAGACGGATGCCCTCGCCTCCGGGCTCGAAACGATGGGGCTGGATTTGTCCCGCCCCGCGCCTCAGGACCTGCGCCAGCTTTTCACCGCGCAGGTTGAGCATGTGCGGCTTGAAATCGGCTTCGGGGGCGGCGAGCATCTCCTGCACGAGACGGCGACCCACCCCGATGCCGGCTTCGTCGGGGTGGAGCCCTTCGTCAACGGCATGGCCAAGATGACGGCGGCGCTGGAGCGCCAGCCGCTGGACAATATCAGGCTTTTCAACGAGGACGCCACGCTGCTGCTCGACTGGCTGCCTGCGGCGTCGCTCGACGGGATCGATCTGTTCTATCCCGATCCGTGGCCGAAGAAGCGGCACTGGAAGCGCCGTTTCGTCAATGCTGCCAATCTCGATCGCTTCGCGCGGGTGCTGAAGCCGGGCGGACGTTTTCGCTTCGCTTCCGACATCGATACCTATGTGAACTGGACGCTGCTGCATTGCCGCGCGCATTCTGCTTTTGAGTGGAAGGCCAGCGAGGCGGCTGAGTGGCACACGCCCTATGAGGGCTGGCCGGGCACCCGCTATGAGGCGAAGGCCCTGCGTGAGGGCCGAACGCCCGCCTATCTGACCTTTCTGCGCGCCTGA
- the ybeY gene encoding rRNA maturation RNase YbeY, translated as MKDRNPAASAPLPVDIDLLLEAGDWPPESELLGLVERSVGAVVDELQPGWTGQSELSVVFCDDARIQELNAQWRGKDKPTNVLSFPAFEPEEDVQPPMLGDIVMAAETVLREAELENKPLENHICHLLVHGLLHLLGYDHESDEEAEEMEALERRVLARLAIPDPYA; from the coding sequence ATGAAAGATCGCAATCCGGCGGCGTCCGCGCCGCTTCCCGTGGATATAGACCTTTTGCTGGAGGCAGGCGACTGGCCGCCTGAGAGCGAGCTTCTGGGGCTCGTGGAACGTTCCGTCGGCGCTGTTGTCGACGAATTGCAGCCGGGATGGACGGGGCAGAGCGAACTCAGCGTCGTCTTCTGTGATGATGCCCGCATTCAGGAACTCAATGCCCAGTGGCGGGGTAAGGACAAGCCGACGAACGTGCTGTCATTCCCCGCATTTGAGCCGGAAGAAGATGTCCAGCCGCCGATGCTTGGTGATATCGTGATGGCGGCCGAGACGGTTCTTCGCGAAGCGGAGCTGGAAAACAAGCCGCTTGAGAACCATATCTGTCATCTTCTGGTGCACGGATTGCTGCATCTTCTCGGATACGATCACGAGAGTGATGAAGAGGCCGAGGAAATGGAAGCTCTGGAGCGACGGGTTCTGGCAAGGCTTGCCATTCCCGATCCCTATGCGTAA
- a CDS encoding tripartite tricarboxylate transporter permease gives MDTFSLLGQGLMVAMDPANLLYALIGVTLGTAVGVLPGIGPALTVALLLPVTYKLDPAGSLIMFAGIYYGGMYGGSTTSILLNTPGESASIVTALEGNKMAKSGRAGPALATAAIGSFVAGLLATLGLAFIAPSVVKFALSFGPAEYFALMLLAFMTVSAAFGESTLRGLTSLFIGLALGLIGIDQLTGQARLTFGMPNLFDGISVTTLAVALFAIGETFTVVAQRNTGEEKVETVKGSVWMSREDWRRSWIPWLRGTAIGFPIGAMPAGGADVSSFLSYSAEKNFARHPEEFGKGAIEGVAGPEAANNASAAGTLVPLLTLGLPTTATAAIMLAGFQQFGLQPGPLLFATNAPLVWGLIASLLVANFMLLVLNLPLIGLWVKLLSIPKPWLYAGILVFATLGTIGADGSTFFIGLVPVSFGLLLLMLFGILGYGLRRFGYPIAPVVVGLILGPMAEKSLRQALQISQGDPAILFRSWIAILLWVLAILAVALPLYLRAKGKGKVLAQFATDED, from the coding sequence ATGGATACATTCAGCCTGCTGGGTCAGGGCCTCATGGTGGCCATGGATCCTGCCAATCTGCTCTATGCGCTGATCGGCGTCACGCTTGGAACCGCGGTCGGTGTCCTTCCTGGCATCGGACCGGCGCTTACCGTGGCGCTGCTGCTTCCGGTGACCTACAAGCTCGACCCGGCCGGATCTCTCATCATGTTCGCCGGCATCTATTATGGCGGCATGTATGGCGGTTCGACCACCTCGATCCTGCTCAACACGCCGGGCGAAAGCGCTTCGATCGTCACGGCGCTGGAAGGCAACAAGATGGCCAAGTCGGGCAGGGCGGGCCCAGCACTTGCCACGGCGGCCATCGGCTCTTTCGTGGCCGGGCTTCTCGCCACGCTGGGCCTTGCCTTCATCGCCCCTTCCGTCGTGAAGTTTGCGCTTTCCTTCGGGCCTGCCGAATATTTCGCGCTGATGCTGCTGGCCTTCATGACCGTTTCGGCCGCTTTCGGCGAATCGACCCTGCGTGGCCTGACCTCGCTGTTCATCGGTCTTGCGCTTGGCCTGATCGGCATCGACCAGCTGACCGGGCAGGCGCGGCTCACTTTCGGCATGCCCAACCTGTTCGACGGCATTTCCGTCACCACGCTGGCGGTCGCGCTGTTCGCCATCGGCGAGACCTTCACGGTCGTTGCCCAGCGCAACACAGGTGAAGAAAAGGTGGAAACGGTCAAGGGCTCCGTGTGGATGAGCCGCGAGGACTGGCGCCGCTCGTGGATACCATGGCTGCGCGGCACCGCAATCGGCTTCCCGATCGGGGCCATGCCTGCGGGCGGCGCCGATGTGTCCAGCTTCCTTTCTTACTCGGCTGAAAAGAATTTCGCCCGGCACCCCGAAGAATTCGGCAAAGGGGCGATCGAGGGGGTTGCCGGTCCGGAGGCCGCCAACAACGCATCGGCTGCCGGCACACTTGTGCCGCTTCTGACGCTTGGCCTGCCAACGACAGCCACGGCGGCCATCATGCTGGCCGGCTTCCAGCAATTCGGCCTGCAGCCCGGTCCGTTGCTGTTCGCAACAAACGCCCCTCTAGTGTGGGGCCTGATCGCCAGCCTGCTGGTGGCCAACTTCATGCTGCTGGTGCTCAACCTGCCGCTGATCGGCCTGTGGGTGAAACTGCTTTCCATCCCCAAGCCGTGGCTCTATGCGGGAATTCTCGTGTTCGCCACGCTCGGCACCATCGGTGCCGATGGCTCGACCTTCTTCATCGGGCTGGTGCCGGTGTCCTTTGGCCTTCTGCTTCTGATGCTGTTCGGCATTCTTGGCTACGGGCTGCGCCGCTTCGGATACCCGATCGCGCCGGTTGTGGTGGGCCTCATTCTGGGACCGATGGCGGAAAAGAGCCTGCGTCAGGCTTTGCAGATAAGCCAGGGCGATCCGGCGATCCTGTTCCGCTCATGGATCGCCATATTGCTGTGGGTTCTGGCGATCCTCGCAGTGGCGCTGCCGCTCTATCTTCGTGCCAAAGGCAAGGGCAAGGTGCTTGCCCAGTTTGCGACCGACGAGGATTGA
- a CDS encoding tripartite tricarboxylate transporter TctB family protein — MSDMGSRNLRRRPDKAALGIAAALAAVAIVIAWSTSLSSGVASYSPVGPKTFPYIIAGGLFILSVFTAIEAMRGHFPEREPQNFPPMLWVLGGLVAQMLTMKTIGFSIATGFLFAATARAFGKGQMWITFPVGVVFALLVWLMFAKGLQLTLPAGPLERLF; from the coding sequence ATGAGCGACATGGGTTCGCGTAACCTCCGGCGCCGCCCCGACAAGGCGGCGCTGGGCATAGCCGCCGCCCTTGCCGCTGTGGCGATAGTGATCGCGTGGAGCACATCGCTGTCGAGCGGAGTTGCGAGTTACTCGCCGGTCGGCCCCAAAACCTTTCCCTACATAATCGCGGGCGGCCTTTTCATCCTCTCGGTGTTCACCGCCATAGAGGCGATGCGGGGGCATTTTCCGGAGCGCGAACCGCAGAATTTCCCGCCCATGCTTTGGGTTCTCGGCGGTCTGGTGGCGCAGATGCTGACCATGAAGACGATAGGCTTTTCGATCGCCACCGGCTTTCTGTTTGCCGCTACCGCCCGCGCCTTCGGCAAGGGACAGATGTGGATCACCTTTCCCGTCGGCGTGGTTTTCGCGCTGCTGGTGTGGCTGATGTTCGCCAAGGGGCTGCAACTGACCTTGCCGGCCGGTCCTCTCGAACGCCTTTTCTGA
- a CDS encoding Bug family tripartite tricarboxylate transporter substrate binding protein — protein MAMPAMAEDYKIMAPAAPGGGWDQTARSMQAALQDEKISGSVQVLNVPGAGGTIGLAQFVNQSSGDPSQLIVGGYVMVGAILTNGSPVTLDQVTPIARLTGEYEAIVVPAASEIKDMAGLAEKLKADPGSVSWAGGSAGGTDHITAGLIAKAVGVDPTKVNYIAFAGGGEALAAILGNQVTVGISGYGEFASQIEAGTLRIIGISSDERVEGIDAPTFREGGVDVSIQNWRMVAAAPGITDEQKSAIQSDIEKMAKSESWQKTLKDKGWADTYLAGDAFVEQLKKDTDDTTAILKDIGLVK, from the coding sequence ATGGCCATGCCGGCGATGGCCGAGGATTACAAGATCATGGCTCCGGCCGCACCCGGTGGCGGCTGGGACCAGACAGCGCGCTCCATGCAGGCGGCACTTCAGGACGAGAAAATCTCCGGCAGCGTCCAGGTGCTGAACGTGCCGGGTGCCGGTGGCACCATCGGCCTGGCCCAGTTCGTCAACCAGTCATCCGGCGACCCCTCACAGCTCATCGTCGGCGGCTATGTCATGGTCGGCGCGATCCTGACCAACGGATCGCCGGTCACGCTCGACCAGGTGACGCCGATCGCGCGGCTGACGGGAGAATATGAGGCGATCGTCGTTCCCGCCGCATCCGAGATCAAGGACATGGCCGGGCTGGCCGAGAAGCTGAAGGCCGATCCGGGCAGCGTTTCGTGGGCGGGCGGCTCGGCGGGCGGCACCGATCACATCACGGCCGGCCTGATCGCAAAGGCTGTGGGTGTCGATCCTACCAAGGTCAACTACATCGCTTTTGCCGGTGGTGGCGAGGCGCTTGCCGCCATTCTCGGAAACCAGGTCACCGTCGGCATTTCGGGCTATGGCGAGTTCGCTTCCCAGATTGAAGCCGGAACGCTGCGCATTATCGGCATTTCCAGCGACGAGCGGGTCGAGGGCATCGATGCGCCGACCTTCAGGGAAGGCGGCGTCGACGTGTCGATCCAGAACTGGCGCATGGTGGCGGCAGCTCCCGGCATCACCGATGAGCAGAAATCCGCTATCCAGTCCGATATCGAGAAAATGGCCAAATCCGAGAGCTGGCAGAAGACCCTGAAGGACAAGGGCTGGGCCGACACCTATCTGGCCGGCGATGCCTTCGTCGAGCAGTTGAAAAAGGACACCGACGACACCACGGCCATTCTTAAAGACATCGGTCTCGTCAAATGA
- a CDS encoding hemolysin family protein: MNDTPNTARQNDAGSARDLPENPDEDPSPSTVTGSQPHEATPAGPGLVQKFKALFRPRNGTNLREEIVDALAETGVDGEAFSPGERAMLNNILRLREVRVEDVMVPRADIEAVELGTTLADLMTVFEQSGHSRMPVYCETLDDPRGMVHIRDLLGHITRLARGKKRRTTRKTTPTGAQLDLSQVDLSRTIGELNLMRPVLFVPPSMLASDLMGRMQAARIQMALVIDEYGGTDGLASLEDIVEMVVGDIEDEHDDEEALITKAGDGVFIVDGKAEIEDVQAMIGEDFAPGEHGESVDTIGGMIFNTLGRVPARGEVVQAVPGFEFHVLDADPRRIKRVRIVQLSKGERRKRVIRAEQA; encoded by the coding sequence ATGAACGACACGCCAAATACTGCCCGGCAAAATGATGCAGGCAGCGCTCGGGACCTGCCCGAGAATCCGGACGAGGACCCCAGTCCGAGTACCGTAACCGGCAGCCAGCCGCATGAGGCCACGCCTGCCGGACCCGGGCTTGTCCAGAAGTTCAAGGCCCTGTTCAGGCCGCGCAACGGCACGAACCTGCGCGAAGAGATCGTCGACGCCCTTGCCGAGACCGGTGTCGATGGCGAGGCGTTTTCGCCCGGCGAAAGGGCGATGCTCAACAACATATTGCGGCTGCGCGAGGTTCGCGTCGAGGACGTCATGGTGCCGCGCGCCGATATCGAGGCGGTCGAGCTTGGCACCACGCTGGCGGATCTGATGACCGTGTTCGAGCAGTCCGGCCACTCGCGCATGCCGGTCTATTGCGAGACGCTGGACGATCCGCGCGGCATGGTCCACATCCGCGATCTGCTCGGCCACATCACGCGCCTTGCCCGAGGCAAGAAGCGCCGCACGACTCGCAAGACCACCCCGACCGGTGCTCAGCTCGACCTCTCACAGGTCGATCTTTCCCGCACCATCGGCGAACTCAACCTCATGCGCCCGGTGCTGTTCGTGCCACCGTCCATGCTGGCTTCCGACCTGATGGGCCGCATGCAGGCAGCGCGCATCCAGATGGCTCTGGTCATCGACGAATATGGCGGCACCGACGGTCTGGCCTCGCTGGAGGACATCGTCGAGATGGTTGTCGGCGACATCGAGGACGAGCACGACGACGAGGAAGCGCTGATCACCAAGGCGGGCGACGGCGTGTTCATTGTCGACGGCAAGGCCGAGATCGAGGACGTGCAGGCCATGATCGGCGAGGACTTCGCGCCCGGCGAGCATGGCGAATCCGTCGATACGATCGGCGGCATGATCTTCAACACGCTTGGCCGTGTGCCGGCGCGTGGCGAGGTCGTTCAGGCCGTTCCCGGCTTCGAGTTCCATGTGCTGGACGCCGATCCGCGCCGCATCAAGCGCGTGCGGATCGTGCAGCTGTCCAAGGGCGAACGCCGCAAGCGCGTAATTAGGGCTGAGCAGGCCTGA
- the rimP gene encoding ribosome maturation factor RimP — MTASEVSGDDRPDRDNGDDRIIRESGIDARIAAIILPVLRGIGFRLVRVRLSGQNGLTLQIMAEREDGTMTVEDCEELSRAVSPALDVEDPIEKAYHLEVSSPGIDRPLVRKGDFATWLGHLVKMETSTLVAERKRFRGRITEVNDEGILVLRDVPAYGEEPSVQVPFDTIAEARLILTDDLIRDALSKDNRARKEAKKNQDETDDAFDEDDAEDGNEHEAN; from the coding sequence ATGACGGCAAGCGAAGTTTCCGGCGACGACCGCCCCGACCGCGACAACGGTGATGATCGCATCATCCGTGAGAGCGGCATTGATGCGCGCATTGCGGCGATCATTCTGCCGGTGCTGCGTGGCATCGGCTTCCGTCTGGTGCGCGTACGACTGTCGGGCCAGAATGGCCTCACCCTTCAGATCATGGCCGAGCGTGAAGACGGCACCATGACTGTGGAGGACTGCGAGGAGCTGAGCCGCGCCGTCTCGCCGGCGCTCGATGTGGAAGATCCCATCGAAAAGGCGTATCATCTTGAGGTTTCGTCGCCGGGTATCGACCGGCCGCTGGTCCGCAAGGGCGATTTCGCCACCTGGCTCGGCCATCTGGTGAAGATGGAGACCTCGACCCTCGTTGCCGAGCGCAAGCGGTTCAGGGGCCGGATCACCGAGGTGAACGACGAAGGCATTCTGGTGCTGCGCGATGTGCCCGCCTATGGCGAGGAGCCTTCGGTGCAGGTGCCTTTCGATACGATTGCCGAAGCGCGCCTGATTCTGACCGATGACCTCATCCGCGATGCGTTGTCGAAGGACAATCGCGCCCGCAAGGAAGCGAAGAAGAATCAGGACGAAACCGACGACGCGTTTGATGAAGACGACGCCGAAGACGGAAACGAACACGAAGCGAATTGA
- the metK gene encoding methionine adenosyltransferase — protein MSRQNYLFTSESVSEGHPDKVCDRISDEIVDLVYREAKKSGMDPWKVRVACETLATTNRVVIAGEVRVPETLLKKDKDGKILEDASGHAVINPSKIRAAARKAIRAIGYEQDGFHWKTAKIDVLLHGQSPDIGQGVDNAADRQGEEGAGDQGIMFGYACRETPDLMPAPIYYSHKILELLAAARHKGEGDVGKLGPDAKSQVTVRYENGKATEVTQIVLSTQHLDESWDSKKVRQVVEPYIREALGDLKIAADCNWYINPTGKFVIGGPDGDAGLTGRKIIVDTYGGAAPHGGGAFSGKDTTKVDRSAAYAARYLAKNVVAAKLAERCTIQLSYAIGVAQPLSVYVDLHGTGKVEESVLEEALRKVMDLSPSGIRRHLDLNKPIYARTSAYGHFGRKAGRDGSFSWEKTDLVKALRDAVSA, from the coding sequence GTGAGCCGTCAGAACTATCTCTTCACTTCGGAATCCGTGTCCGAAGGCCATCCCGACAAAGTCTGTGACCGCATTTCCGATGAAATCGTCGATCTCGTTTATCGCGAGGCGAAGAAAAGCGGCATGGACCCCTGGAAAGTGCGCGTGGCGTGCGAGACGCTGGCCACCACCAACCGCGTGGTGATCGCAGGTGAAGTACGCGTGCCTGAAACGCTGCTGAAGAAGGACAAGGACGGCAAGATCCTCGAGGACGCTTCGGGTCACGCCGTCATCAACCCCTCGAAGATCCGCGCTGCCGCCCGCAAGGCGATCAGGGCGATCGGCTACGAGCAGGACGGCTTTCACTGGAAGACGGCGAAAATCGACGTGCTGCTGCACGGCCAGTCGCCGGATATCGGTCAGGGCGTCGACAATGCCGCCGACCGTCAGGGCGAGGAAGGTGCTGGCGATCAGGGCATCATGTTCGGTTACGCCTGCCGCGAGACGCCGGACCTGATGCCGGCGCCGATCTACTACAGCCACAAGATCCTTGAGCTGCTGGCTGCCGCCCGCCACAAGGGCGAGGGCGACGTCGGCAAGCTTGGTCCCGACGCCAAGAGCCAGGTGACCGTCCGCTACGAGAACGGCAAGGCTACGGAGGTCACCCAGATCGTTCTTTCGACCCAGCATCTCGACGAAAGCTGGGATTCGAAGAAGGTTCGTCAGGTCGTGGAACCCTATATCCGCGAGGCGCTGGGCGACCTGAAGATCGCCGCCGACTGCAACTGGTACATCAACCCGACCGGCAAGTTCGTCATCGGCGGGCCTGACGGCGATGCCGGCCTTACCGGCCGCAAGATCATCGTGGACACCTATGGCGGCGCCGCGCCCCATGGCGGCGGCGCATTCTCGGGCAAGGACACTACCAAGGTCGACCGTTCGGCTGCTTATGCCGCGCGCTACCTTGCCAAGAACGTCGTTGCCGCCAAGCTTGCCGAGCGCTGCACCATCCAGCTTTCCTACGCCATCGGCGTCGCCCAGCCGCTGTCGGTCTATGTCGACCTGCACGGTACCGGGAAGGTCGAGGAATCGGTTCTGGAAGAGGCGTTGCGCAAGGTCATGGACCTGTCGCCGAGCGGCATCCGTCGTCATCTCGACCTCAACAAGCCGATCTACGCCAGGACCTCGGCCTATGGCCATTTCGGCCGTAAGGCCGGCCGCGACGGGTCGTTCTCCTGGGAAAAGACCGATCTGGTGAAGGCACTCCGGGACGCGGTTTCCGCCTGA
- the lnt gene encoding apolipoprotein N-acyltransferase gives MQRLAGRIVLLWGWRRALVAFLAGMFAVLGQAPYDFPAACFISFPILVWLLDGTTGDATVSRIGRLKPAFAVGWWFGFGYFLGGLWWIGTALLVEAESFAWALPFAMIGIPLLLAFFYGLAAAIARAMWGSGIGRIAALAAGFAIAEWLRGFLFTGFPWNAIGYSAMPVPMLMQSVSVIGMDGINALAVFVFALPALLVDKSGRRLGAALFVLLLISHAGFGYYRLTKPVAEASEYLQVRIVQPNVDLSEKWDKEVRDRIFASLIELSARPPAQGQARPQLIIWPETAVPFLFTDRPDALTTLGEVLQEGQLLVAGIVREEAASGPGTRTRYYNSVVAIDDKGEIVDAVDKVHLVPFGEYIPFADLFASIGIEQLVAGPMNFDAGNQRRDISLPDGVKASPFICYEVIFPGLVAADSASADIMINVTNDAWFGNTPGPYQHFRQAQLRAVETGRPLLRAANTGISGVVGQSGIVVDGLAIGTQGIIDSRIPIYLAETITERQRRINGIILVMLLVIGAFVVNVRQSLRTN, from the coding sequence ATGCAACGCCTTGCCGGCCGGATAGTGCTGCTTTGGGGATGGCGGCGGGCGCTGGTCGCCTTTCTCGCCGGTATGTTTGCCGTTCTGGGGCAGGCCCCTTATGACTTTCCGGCAGCCTGCTTCATTTCCTTTCCCATTCTGGTCTGGCTGCTCGACGGCACCACCGGCGACGCCACCGTCAGTCGCATCGGGCGCCTGAAACCTGCCTTTGCGGTGGGCTGGTGGTTCGGCTTCGGCTATTTCCTCGGCGGACTGTGGTGGATCGGCACGGCCCTGCTGGTCGAGGCCGAGAGCTTTGCCTGGGCGCTTCCTTTCGCCATGATCGGCATTCCGCTGCTGCTCGCCTTCTTCTACGGGCTGGCGGCGGCAATCGCCCGCGCGATGTGGGGCAGCGGCATCGGCCGGATCGCCGCCCTTGCCGCAGGCTTTGCGATCGCCGAGTGGCTGCGCGGTTTTCTCTTTACCGGCTTTCCGTGGAACGCCATCGGCTATTCTGCCATGCCGGTGCCGATGCTGATGCAGAGCGTTTCGGTGATCGGCATGGACGGCATCAACGCGCTGGCCGTATTCGTCTTCGCGCTGCCAGCGCTTCTGGTGGACAAATCAGGCCGGCGCCTGGGGGCGGCGCTGTTCGTGCTTCTGCTGATCTCACATGCGGGGTTCGGTTATTATCGGCTTACCAAGCCGGTTGCCGAAGCGTCTGAATATCTTCAGGTGCGCATCGTCCAGCCGAATGTCGACCTTTCTGAAAAATGGGACAAGGAAGTCCGGGATCGCATCTTCGCGTCGCTGATCGAATTGTCGGCGCGGCCGCCGGCACAAGGGCAGGCGCGGCCGCAGCTTATCATCTGGCCTGAGACGGCCGTGCCCTTCCTGTTCACCGACCGCCCCGACGCTCTGACCACGCTGGGCGAGGTCTTGCAGGAGGGCCAGTTGCTGGTGGCTGGCATAGTGCGCGAAGAAGCGGCGTCGGGGCCGGGAACCCGCACCCGCTATTACAATTCTGTCGTTGCGATCGACGACAAGGGCGAAATCGTCGATGCGGTCGACAAGGTGCATCTGGTTCCGTTCGGCGAGTACATCCCCTTCGCCGATCTCTTCGCTTCGATCGGCATCGAGCAGCTCGTCGCCGGGCCGATGAACTTTGATGCCGGCAACCAGCGCAGGGATATTTCCCTGCCGGATGGCGTCAAAGCCTCGCCCTTCATCTGCTACGAGGTGATTTTCCCCGGGCTGGTGGCCGCCGATTCTGCTTCCGCGGATATCATGATCAATGTCACCAACGACGCGTGGTTCGGCAACACGCCGGGCCCTTATCAGCATTTCCGGCAAGCCCAGCTGCGTGCCGTCGAGACCGGACGGCCGCTGTTGCGGGCCGCCAATACAGGCATTTCCGGAGTTGTCGGACAAAGTGGCATCGTCGTCGACGGGCTGGCGATCGGCACTCAGGGAATAATCGATTCTCGCATTCCCATTTACCTTGCGGAAACCATAACTGAGCGCCAGCGTCGCATAAATGGCATAATTCTGGTGATGCTTCTTGTGATCGGTGCCTTTGTCGTGAATGTAAGGCAGAGCCTACGAACGAATTGA